The Streptomyces phaeolivaceus genome has a window encoding:
- a CDS encoding MerR family transcriptional regulator: MEDDVWMTVKEAELFAGVSVQTVCSWIRRGHLTVGRLGHRGQKLFRHLDAARAELATRTKAQRILTPAT; encoded by the coding sequence GTGGAGGACGACGTCTGGATGACGGTCAAGGAAGCGGAGCTCTTCGCGGGCGTCAGCGTTCAGACGGTCTGCTCCTGGATCCGCCGAGGTCACCTGACGGTCGGACGGCTCGGCCACCGGGGCCAGAAGCTTTTTCGCCACCTGGACGCCGCCAGGGCCGAGTTGGCCACCCGGACCAAGGCCCAGCGCATTCTGACGCCTGCGACCTGA
- a CDS encoding peptidoglycan-binding protein translates to MSGSRPALGKASPIFTAMGKRLVAEGCGLYKEGPGPKVGEADVDSYEKFHRKLEYTSSAAKWLPGPASWSKLKVPNV, encoded by the coding sequence ATGAGCGGCTCCAGGCCCGCCCTGGGCAAGGCCAGCCCGATCTTCACCGCCATGGGCAAGCGACTCGTGGCGGAGGGCTGCGGCCTGTACAAGGAGGGGCCCGGCCCGAAGGTCGGTGAGGCCGACGTCGACTCGTACGAGAAGTTCCATCGGAAGCTGGAGTACACCAGCTCGGCCGCCAAGTGGCTCCCGGGGCCCGCCTCTTGGTCCAAGCTCAAGGTCCCGAACGTCTGA
- a CDS encoding DUF7620 family protein has product MRPFTRQPQVSPEAETAKRAAEKSLQPAQAHEPEVEAKLTESIRVKEQIRVHNRANAYSDWIEGIVLSRLSG; this is encoded by the coding sequence ATGCGGCCCTTCACCCGACAGCCGCAGGTGTCTCCCGAGGCGGAGACCGCGAAGAGGGCCGCCGAAAAGTCCCTCCAGCCGGCCCAGGCGCACGAGCCCGAGGTCGAGGCCAAGCTCACCGAGAGCATCCGGGTGAAGGAGCAGATCAGAGTCCACAACCGAGCGAACGCCTACAGCGACTGGATCGAGGGCATCGTCCTCAGCCGACTCAGCGGCTGA
- a CDS encoding GNAT family N-acetyltransferase, whose product MEQSLSAADLVVRRFSNKDLAQIRQALIDVHADAYANAMDDEFNQHFPWFVDHWGGNPDFDCVIAYDGGEAVAFAYGAPSTAYREWWREHLDPAPEKSRTFSYSELAVRTKWRKTGTAELVTRALLDERDEDLVVLLVDTEHPRVQSMYESWGFRRVGQRQPFPDSPVYAVMLAELPLAGGVRD is encoded by the coding sequence ATGGAGCAGAGCTTGAGCGCCGCCGATCTGGTCGTACGCCGCTTCAGCAACAAGGACTTGGCGCAGATCCGTCAGGCCCTGATCGACGTGCACGCCGACGCCTATGCGAACGCCATGGATGACGAGTTCAACCAGCACTTTCCCTGGTTCGTCGACCACTGGGGCGGTAACCCGGACTTCGATTGCGTGATCGCGTACGACGGTGGGGAGGCGGTGGCCTTCGCCTACGGCGCTCCGTCCACGGCGTACCGCGAGTGGTGGCGAGAGCACCTCGACCCGGCGCCGGAGAAGAGCCGGACGTTCTCCTACTCGGAGTTGGCCGTCCGTACGAAGTGGCGCAAGACCGGGACGGCCGAGTTGGTCACGCGGGCGCTCCTGGACGAGCGGGACGAGGACCTGGTGGTCCTCCTCGTCGACACCGAGCACCCCCGCGTGCAATCCATGTACGAGTCCTGGGGCTTCCGGAGGGTCGGGCAGCGTCAGCCCTTCCCGGACTCTCCGGTCTACGCCGTGATGCTGGCCGAACTGCCGTTGGCTGGAGGCGTGAGGGATTGA
- a CDS encoding RES family NAD+ phosphorylase, translating into MARGAKLPEKGTADARKVVRKAGELLYRVHARRRRADGFNPEPQDHHFGGGRFDSTPNDTYAYLYAAPKPETAIIERFVRTLRFDGRGNHRVLPLRELEGRLLSQVRLARDVELVSLCSIPQLNAVQQSDWWLVESEPTEYAFTRRWGHWLRAEAPWADGFVWRSRLDGPNESLVLFGSAAESDLLTVTDEPSRVLDDEDGLRWLAATLEEYRVELGAVDPFPGIGS; encoded by the coding sequence ATGGCCCGTGGAGCGAAACTGCCCGAGAAGGGCACGGCGGACGCCCGGAAGGTGGTCCGGAAGGCCGGTGAACTCCTGTACCGGGTGCACGCGCGGCGCCGCAGGGCGGACGGCTTCAACCCGGAGCCGCAGGACCATCACTTCGGCGGAGGCCGCTTCGACAGCACACCGAACGACACGTACGCGTACCTCTACGCGGCCCCCAAACCCGAGACGGCGATCATCGAGCGGTTCGTCCGCACCCTGCGCTTCGACGGCCGGGGCAACCACCGTGTGCTGCCGCTGCGGGAGCTGGAGGGCAGGCTGCTGTCGCAGGTGCGGCTCGCCCGGGACGTCGAGCTGGTCTCCCTGTGCAGCATTCCGCAGCTCAACGCCGTGCAGCAGAGCGACTGGTGGCTGGTGGAGTCCGAGCCCACGGAGTACGCGTTCACCCGGCGCTGGGGGCACTGGCTGCGGGCCGAGGCCCCGTGGGCGGACGGCTTCGTCTGGCGCTCGCGGCTGGACGGCCCCAACGAGTCCCTGGTCCTGTTCGGCTCCGCCGCCGAGAGCGATCTGCTGACCGTGACCGACGAGCCGTCGAGGGTCCTCGACGACGAGGACGGTCTGCGCTGGCTCGCCGCGACCCTGGAGGAGTACCGCGTCGAACTCGGGGCGGTGGACCCGTTCCCCGGGATCGGGTCCTGA
- a CDS encoding LIM domain-containing protein, whose amino-acid sequence MDDSLSAKSFFKGARKAAHKALHDHGRPEYDEFALHAGLAVEKLAKAVLVSKNPAYIAEPRNEDMLLHFGGHLSVDEDKVRTVGAKDAIARLRRIGVLRADSQLDLLIALRNGAAHAAPNSTLVKGMISPLARTIEALLNDLGKALDEFWGRWTKAVRDAVNEQEDQVFRDVQLRITQARHAFEDRFKYLPPGSKELVLTEQQLLSYPWMSFVENDADGIPFYSTSGDDCPSCGGPGTLTFAPTEVTATDTHYRAHCFACSLCSFEVVGPDEMAALRKANTPPTINSLVVSHSQTLPPVEVAVLKAKTV is encoded by the coding sequence ATGGACGATTCGCTCTCCGCCAAGAGCTTCTTCAAGGGCGCCAGGAAGGCCGCCCACAAGGCTCTGCATGACCATGGCCGCCCGGAGTACGACGAGTTCGCGCTCCACGCAGGGCTCGCGGTCGAGAAGCTCGCCAAGGCAGTGCTCGTCTCGAAGAACCCGGCCTACATCGCGGAGCCTCGCAACGAAGACATGCTCCTGCACTTCGGTGGCCACCTCTCCGTAGACGAGGATAAGGTCCGCACCGTCGGGGCCAAGGATGCCATCGCTCGCCTTCGGAGAATCGGCGTACTGCGGGCGGACAGTCAGCTCGACCTGCTGATCGCTCTGCGGAACGGAGCCGCCCATGCCGCCCCCAACAGCACCCTGGTCAAGGGGATGATTTCTCCCCTCGCCCGGACGATCGAGGCGCTGCTCAACGACCTCGGCAAGGCGCTGGACGAGTTCTGGGGGCGGTGGACGAAGGCCGTCAGGGACGCGGTGAACGAGCAGGAGGACCAAGTCTTCCGGGACGTCCAGCTCCGGATCACCCAGGCCCGGCACGCGTTCGAGGACCGCTTCAAATACCTTCCGCCTGGATCCAAGGAGCTGGTCCTGACGGAGCAGCAGCTCCTCTCATACCCCTGGATGAGCTTCGTGGAGAACGACGCGGACGGCATTCCCTTCTACAGCACTTCCGGGGACGACTGCCCGTCCTGCGGCGGTCCGGGCACTCTCACATTCGCGCCGACCGAAGTGACGGCTACAGACACGCACTACAGAGCGCACTGCTTCGCCTGTTCCTTGTGCTCCTTCGAGGTGGTCGGTCCGGACGAGATGGCTGCCCTGCGGAAGGCCAACACACCTCCAACGATCAACTCGCTGGTCGTCTCCCACAGCCAGACACTCCCCCCTGTGGAAGTCGCGGTACTCAAGGCCAAGACAGTCTGA
- a CDS encoding AAA family ATPase, with protein sequence MSNYADSKRDLDNYLTARVPVVGVRTIEQARALRMLKEVATQPRRANQQFWIHTRATGLRDLRSGSAVLDDRSLTGAMDFAAAQFSARPHATLVLVDPGELESDTPFTRNVAELARIADTHAGCVVLITDNPIWSGLQRLGMSLQLDLPNADEMYETISGFLSDHRGVVSIAWTEHDARRAAEFLQGVTEGEAVNLLATLIAKGSVEAADVLALASSKDRIFNNLAGLERLARKDVDYSVGGLTNLRGWLERKHRLIHTDLRGTQLRPPRGVLLVGVPGCGKSLSAKAIAQQWQLPLYRLDMASIHGRYLGESEGRMREALDAADRVAPCILWIDEIEKGLAGAHDSSGVQQRIIGQFLFWLQESDSRVFVVATANDVRSLPPELLRKGRFDELFFVDLPDEHDRREIITLYYRRYVKAEPHPDQLDRLVDLSEGFAGSDIESALHDVGAEVLLGGGADRLDPAFVEETFANTAPLSRSNPEQIEEIRAWGRERAVPAGRSTVSTATPGTGMPRRVVVLGDR encoded by the coding sequence ATGTCGAACTACGCCGACAGCAAGCGTGACCTGGACAACTACCTCACCGCGCGGGTGCCCGTCGTCGGAGTGCGCACCATCGAACAGGCCCGCGCCCTGCGCATGTTGAAAGAGGTCGCCACCCAGCCGAGGCGCGCCAACCAGCAGTTCTGGATCCACACCAGAGCCACCGGCCTGCGCGATCTGCGATCCGGGTCGGCCGTCCTCGACGACCGCTCGCTGACCGGCGCCATGGACTTCGCCGCCGCCCAGTTCAGCGCCCGCCCGCACGCCACCCTCGTCCTCGTCGACCCCGGGGAGCTGGAGTCCGACACCCCCTTCACCCGCAATGTCGCCGAACTCGCCCGGATCGCCGACACCCACGCCGGATGCGTCGTCCTCATCACGGACAACCCGATCTGGAGCGGACTGCAACGCCTCGGCATGAGCCTGCAGTTGGACCTGCCGAACGCCGACGAGATGTACGAGACCATCAGCGGCTTCCTCAGCGACCACCGGGGCGTCGTCTCCATCGCCTGGACCGAGCACGACGCCCGCCGGGCCGCCGAGTTCCTCCAGGGCGTCACCGAGGGCGAGGCGGTGAACCTGCTGGCCACCCTCATCGCCAAGGGCTCGGTGGAGGCCGCCGACGTACTGGCCCTCGCCAGCTCCAAGGACCGCATCTTCAACAACCTCGCCGGCCTCGAACGCCTCGCCCGCAAGGACGTCGACTACTCCGTCGGCGGTCTCACCAATCTGCGCGGCTGGCTGGAGCGCAAACACCGGCTCATCCACACCGACCTGCGGGGCACCCAACTCCGCCCGCCCCGCGGTGTCCTGCTCGTCGGAGTACCCGGCTGCGGCAAGTCCCTGTCGGCCAAGGCCATTGCCCAGCAGTGGCAACTGCCCCTGTACCGACTGGACATGGCCAGCATCCACGGCCGCTATCTGGGGGAGTCCGAGGGCCGGATGCGGGAGGCGCTGGACGCCGCCGACCGGGTCGCCCCGTGCATCCTGTGGATCGACGAGATCGAGAAGGGACTCGCCGGCGCCCACGACAGCTCCGGCGTCCAGCAGCGCATCATCGGGCAGTTCCTGTTCTGGCTCCAGGAGTCCGACTCCCGGGTCTTCGTGGTCGCCACCGCCAACGACGTCCGCAGTCTGCCGCCCGAACTGCTGCGCAAGGGCCGCTTCGACGAACTGTTCTTCGTGGACCTGCCCGACGAGCACGACCGCCGGGAGATCATCACGCTCTACTACCGGCGCTACGTCAAGGCAGAGCCCCACCCGGACCAGCTCGACCGTCTCGTGGATCTCTCGGAGGGCTTCGCGGGCTCCGACATCGAGTCCGCCCTCCACGACGTCGGCGCCGAGGTCCTGCTGGGCGGCGGGGCGGACCGGCTCGACCCCGCGTTCGTCGAGGAGACCTTCGCCAACACGGCACCGCTCAGCCGCAGCAACCCCGAACAGATCGAGGAGATCCGCGCCTGGGGCCGGGAACGCGCGGTACCCGCCGGCCGGTCCACCGTCTCCACCGCGACACCCGGCACGGGCATGCCCCGCCGAGTCGTCGTCCTCGGCGACAGGTGA
- a CDS encoding DUF3168 domain-containing protein: protein MDEYEQQLIAALVSEPQSIREKLSPEDRQQLDVLLDIVAEGGSDERLRGIARAVAAHLRAALPGDEGRAVGRRYTSSSLVRRAPHDVLLERFTLGGADDRPTGARPSVRTPGGAGGAGGTGGVGGVPVEVRWASARDRLLAEPALTAEELAEHFGGETEQPDLIRLPASGGPERLPAFQFGADGRPRPLVLTINAMLGAAADPWGVADWWLGPNPWLDAVPATLLGAGLDEQLLAAASVVGEDY, encoded by the coding sequence ATGGACGAGTACGAGCAGCAACTAATCGCCGCGCTCGTGTCGGAACCACAGTCGATCCGGGAAAAGCTCTCCCCGGAGGACCGGCAACAGCTCGATGTCCTGCTGGACATCGTCGCCGAGGGCGGGAGCGACGAGCGGCTGCGGGGGATCGCGCGTGCCGTCGCCGCCCATCTGCGCGCGGCCCTGCCGGGCGACGAGGGCAGGGCGGTGGGCCGCCGGTACACCTCCTCGTCGCTGGTGCGGCGAGCACCGCACGACGTGCTCCTGGAGCGCTTCACCCTGGGCGGGGCGGACGACCGCCCGACCGGCGCGCGGCCCTCCGTACGGACCCCCGGCGGGGCGGGTGGCGCGGGCGGAACAGGTGGCGTGGGCGGGGTGCCGGTCGAGGTGCGCTGGGCCTCGGCACGGGACCGGCTGCTGGCCGAGCCCGCCCTGACGGCGGAGGAACTGGCGGAGCACTTCGGCGGGGAGACGGAGCAGCCCGACCTCATCAGGCTCCCGGCCTCCGGCGGCCCGGAACGGCTGCCCGCCTTCCAGTTCGGCGCGGACGGACGGCCTCGTCCGCTGGTGCTCACCATCAACGCGATGCTGGGCGCGGCGGCCGACCCCTGGGGTGTGGCCGACTGGTGGCTGGGCCCCAATCCATGGCTGGACGCCGTGCCGGCGACCCTGCTCGGCGCGGGGCTGGACGAACAACTGCTCGCCGCCGCGAGCGTGGTGGGGGAGGACTACTGA
- a CDS encoding CHAT domain-containing protein, translating to MDRFTRIDVALRLLEAAEEALEREEGDRAVELLDEVERILAGLTDSPTGAGERRLLLGMSADAAQLRHAHGQRPEDLDDAIARRDLVHTLTVEAYTTHGPEEPPDLGELVLIRSQLALDVAERWRTGEPGPRRTADADRVAALLGPTLDGPDARHLPDAVQCHLVLGLVLSDRCRCPEHDSPERLADRDAAIRHLRTAYDADDLVPDLRPVVAFDLALLSYLQLTDRYDKSADRAPGSGDAASEFGALLDLLRPLVTDPGQDGADAAELGCDMCDALTQYDSGQRAQSTAIDWYRAALDHPSLPAEAAHRIATNLGLALGERSERNREAPHPDDPAPAVDRAEANALWEAALTRLPATPDAGSEDHEGRVACLAGIVDLLWIEHSNGLLDEDGIGRLAARARELAALIGPDDTDRALLVLKAAIALNRRAIDRGMPHMYDLTNSALMTGTADPDLALARARPRMVADLRDAIDLLRTATGLYHHEDELHLGAQCILGIALLLDFACALPEVRHASLRDALRILRVVLEGLPTDSELRDDDLHGAFRTAILYRVWYTEPFTAAAQNPGERLVPDVTGFPSVEDDLQLLTSLLDPATLEREPYLVLISVMVGFIRSPDATPPAANCRAWSDRLRRAAPRLEADAWGLKAVMLAVAGTLGLVLDKSGEATLTDRATTTASLRQARAMLPPGSTMRAMIDEALRVGAMTDLRALLGTLFPGAGRTPASPPPAPGPEHPAPTAAGDDEGEPAPPTIDAAATVLLGDGSPDPFALPLGRVAEILAGGPGPTSPAVAAARSLTHYRRWLRERDGQDLTRAIALVRQALSLLGGPASDRVPGAGPAGAALADRCAEFLAHLLLDRHVLLGDHADLDAAVHEYDLLLDRTPDDLTRPPLHTVLAEAGDPRVPPHLFHTPERTEHAPFRAELLAAAGSAWLLLTRSRRRHSSALADDAVRAWEEAGRLLPANHHAVPAVRTELAARALRTARETGDAAAVRASVDALVEAATTCPARSPHRPALHLRAAAALAERAVDAPEAPGPSGGGGPRDPAGGAARRELLGRGIELSRDAAEHGPHEFHGSRGRCLYGLGSLLLARYLDGGRREDLEEALAVLREAWGMLNASPGDPFAVALIRTIALTHRAFGPGDGEHRRESRETGRSALTAHGRSVLLQSGADHGLEAARAIAPDMLRLVRWSLADGLPEAAFEALELGRGLVLNAATMNVTVPDLLRNADRTDLADEWVRTATERHGDEPGGVPDDLRRRVLDALAGSTAEKRLVSAPTPARLGRTLRRLGTDALAYLVPGEDGAPGHAVIVTATGAVRSLRLPGLTSVSAGPVGAYDRALLEFQEAGRLEGPAPHHPLVMHELHRKRLLRRESEWRQALQQLCVWAGEAAMTPLLAAAEAWWPGRTPRIVLAPVGSLGIVPWHAAHGPESAAPSASGAGHACERAVVSYCASARQLIEVAARPTAALGQGAVAVVVDPDGSPTMRREAALVASLHPEVTVIGGLGGAGDALGAGPVTLPPEPRSLEPFLPGRGSAPTALLHVNCHADTGPTSNDSVLKLDATHTVSVQDLLTGAAGRDPGMPGGTVLLANCTSDLTLSDHDEALTLATAFLGVGATAVVGSRWAVADDPRTTLLVLLVHHHMRRGTPPRDALRSAQLWMLDPGRVLPPELAEFEALVGDAAHGPLDELEVWASFAHHGQ from the coding sequence ATGGATCGTTTTACCCGGATCGACGTCGCCCTACGACTTCTCGAAGCGGCCGAGGAAGCCCTGGAGCGGGAAGAGGGGGATCGGGCCGTGGAACTCCTCGACGAGGTGGAGCGGATCCTGGCGGGGCTGACCGACTCCCCGACCGGCGCGGGCGAACGGCGGCTGCTGCTCGGGATGTCGGCCGACGCGGCCCAGCTCCGCCACGCGCACGGGCAGCGCCCCGAGGACCTGGACGACGCGATCGCGCGACGGGACCTCGTCCACACCCTGACCGTCGAGGCGTACACGACCCACGGGCCCGAAGAACCGCCGGACCTGGGCGAGTTGGTGCTGATCCGCTCCCAACTCGCCCTCGACGTGGCGGAGCGCTGGCGGACCGGCGAGCCGGGGCCGCGCCGGACGGCCGACGCCGACCGGGTCGCCGCGCTGCTCGGCCCGACCCTCGACGGCCCGGACGCGCGTCATCTGCCCGACGCGGTCCAGTGCCACCTGGTGCTCGGCCTGGTCCTCTCCGACCGCTGCCGCTGCCCCGAGCACGACAGCCCCGAGCGGCTCGCGGACCGCGACGCCGCGATCCGGCATCTGCGGACGGCGTACGACGCCGACGACCTCGTCCCGGACCTGCGGCCCGTGGTCGCCTTCGACCTCGCGCTGCTGTCCTATCTCCAACTCACCGACCGCTACGACAAGTCGGCCGACCGGGCACCCGGATCCGGGGACGCCGCCTCGGAGTTCGGCGCGCTGCTGGACCTGCTGCGCCCGCTCGTGACCGACCCGGGTCAGGACGGCGCGGACGCGGCCGAGCTGGGCTGCGACATGTGCGACGCGCTCACGCAGTACGACAGCGGTCAGCGGGCCCAGTCGACCGCGATCGACTGGTACCGGGCCGCCCTCGACCATCCCTCGCTGCCCGCGGAGGCCGCCCACCGCATCGCCACGAATCTGGGGCTGGCGCTGGGCGAACGGTCCGAGCGCAACCGGGAGGCACCGCATCCCGACGACCCCGCGCCGGCCGTCGACCGCGCCGAGGCGAACGCCCTGTGGGAGGCGGCCCTCACCCGGCTGCCCGCCACCCCCGACGCCGGTTCCGAGGACCACGAGGGCCGGGTGGCCTGTCTCGCGGGGATCGTCGACCTGCTCTGGATCGAGCACTCGAACGGACTCCTCGACGAGGACGGCATCGGCCGGCTCGCCGCCCGCGCGCGTGAACTCGCCGCCCTCATCGGCCCGGACGACACCGACCGCGCCCTGCTCGTGCTCAAGGCCGCGATCGCCCTGAACCGGCGGGCGATCGACCGCGGCATGCCCCACATGTACGACCTGACCAACAGCGCGCTGATGACCGGCACCGCCGATCCGGACCTGGCACTGGCCCGCGCCCGACCGCGTATGGTGGCGGACCTCCGGGACGCCATCGACCTGCTGCGCACGGCCACCGGGCTCTACCACCACGAGGACGAACTCCATCTGGGCGCCCAGTGCATCCTGGGCATCGCGCTGCTGCTGGACTTCGCCTGCGCCCTGCCCGAGGTCCGCCACGCGTCGCTCCGGGACGCCCTGCGGATCCTGCGCGTGGTCCTGGAGGGGCTGCCGACCGACAGCGAACTCCGTGACGACGACCTCCACGGGGCCTTCCGCACCGCGATCCTGTACCGCGTCTGGTACACCGAGCCGTTCACCGCCGCCGCGCAGAACCCGGGCGAGCGGCTCGTCCCGGACGTCACCGGGTTCCCCTCCGTCGAGGACGATCTGCAGCTGCTCACGAGCCTGCTGGACCCGGCCACCCTCGAACGGGAACCGTATCTGGTCCTCATCTCCGTCATGGTGGGCTTCATCCGGTCACCGGACGCGACGCCCCCGGCGGCGAACTGCCGTGCCTGGTCGGACCGGTTACGGCGGGCCGCCCCGCGACTGGAGGCCGACGCCTGGGGGCTCAAGGCCGTCATGCTGGCCGTCGCGGGCACCCTGGGGCTCGTCCTCGACAAGAGCGGAGAGGCCACTCTCACCGACCGGGCCACCACGACGGCGTCCCTGCGGCAGGCCCGCGCGATGCTCCCACCGGGTTCCACGATGCGCGCGATGATCGACGAGGCGTTGCGCGTCGGCGCCATGACCGACCTCCGGGCACTGCTGGGCACCCTGTTCCCGGGCGCGGGCCGGACACCGGCGTCCCCACCCCCGGCGCCCGGACCCGAGCACCCCGCCCCCACCGCCGCGGGGGACGACGAAGGCGAGCCGGCGCCGCCCACGATCGACGCCGCCGCCACCGTGCTGCTCGGCGACGGCTCGCCCGACCCGTTCGCCCTCCCCCTCGGCCGGGTCGCCGAGATCCTGGCCGGTGGCCCGGGGCCCACAAGCCCGGCCGTGGCCGCCGCGCGCTCCCTGACGCACTACCGCCGCTGGCTGCGGGAACGGGACGGGCAGGACCTCACCCGGGCCATCGCCCTCGTACGGCAGGCCCTGTCCCTCCTCGGCGGCCCGGCGTCGGACCGGGTGCCGGGGGCCGGTCCGGCCGGCGCCGCGCTCGCCGACCGGTGCGCCGAGTTCCTGGCCCATCTGCTCCTCGACCGGCATGTCCTGCTCGGCGACCACGCCGACCTCGACGCGGCCGTCCACGAGTACGACCTGCTGCTCGACCGGACGCCGGACGACCTCACCCGGCCGCCGCTGCACACCGTGCTGGCCGAGGCGGGCGATCCACGGGTGCCGCCGCATCTCTTCCACACCCCGGAGCGGACGGAACACGCCCCGTTCCGCGCCGAGTTGCTGGCGGCGGCCGGGTCGGCGTGGCTGCTGCTCACGCGGTCCCGGCGCCGCCACTCCTCGGCCCTGGCCGACGACGCCGTGCGGGCCTGGGAGGAGGCCGGGCGCCTGCTTCCAGCAAACCATCACGCGGTCCCGGCCGTCCGTACCGAACTGGCCGCGCGGGCGCTGCGGACGGCCCGCGAGACGGGTGACGCGGCGGCCGTGCGCGCCTCGGTGGACGCCCTCGTCGAGGCCGCGACCACCTGCCCGGCCCGCAGCCCGCACCGCCCCGCGCTGCACCTGCGCGCGGCAGCGGCCCTGGCGGAACGTGCCGTCGACGCCCCCGAGGCACCCGGCCCGTCCGGTGGGGGCGGGCCGCGGGACCCGGCGGGCGGGGCCGCGAGGCGTGAACTGCTCGGGCGGGGGATCGAGTTGTCGCGGGACGCGGCGGAGCACGGTCCGCACGAGTTCCACGGGTCGCGCGGCCGGTGTCTGTACGGGCTGGGCAGTCTGCTGCTGGCCCGGTATCTGGACGGGGGGCGGCGCGAGGATCTGGAGGAGGCGCTCGCCGTGCTGCGGGAGGCATGGGGGATGCTGAACGCGAGTCCGGGCGACCCCTTCGCCGTCGCGCTGATCCGGACGATCGCCCTCACCCATCGCGCGTTCGGCCCCGGGGACGGCGAACACCGGCGGGAGTCACGGGAGACGGGCCGGTCGGCGCTGACCGCGCACGGCCGCTCCGTGCTCCTCCAGTCGGGCGCGGACCACGGGCTCGAAGCCGCGCGGGCCATCGCACCCGACATGCTGCGGCTGGTCCGCTGGAGCCTCGCCGACGGACTGCCCGAGGCGGCCTTCGAGGCGCTCGAACTCGGCCGCGGACTCGTGCTGAACGCCGCCACGATGAACGTCACCGTCCCCGACCTGCTCCGGAACGCCGACCGGACCGATCTGGCCGACGAATGGGTACGGACCGCCACCGAGAGGCACGGGGACGAGCCGGGCGGGGTCCCGGACGACCTGCGGCGCCGGGTGCTGGACGCGCTGGCGGGCAGCACGGCCGAGAAACGTCTCGTCTCCGCGCCCACCCCGGCCCGGCTGGGGCGGACCCTGCGCCGACTGGGCACCGACGCGCTGGCCTACCTCGTACCCGGCGAGGACGGGGCACCCGGCCACGCGGTGATCGTCACGGCCACCGGGGCGGTCCGCTCCCTGCGGCTGCCGGGGCTGACCTCGGTCTCCGCCGGGCCCGTCGGCGCGTACGACCGGGCTCTCCTGGAGTTCCAGGAGGCGGGCCGGCTGGAGGGCCCCGCGCCGCACCACCCGCTGGTCATGCACGAGTTGCACCGCAAGCGGCTGCTGCGGCGGGAGAGCGAGTGGCGGCAGGCGCTCCAACAGCTGTGCGTGTGGGCGGGCGAGGCCGCCATGACACCGCTGCTGGCCGCCGCCGAGGCCTGGTGGCCGGGCCGTACGCCACGGATCGTCCTGGCTCCCGTGGGCTCCCTCGGCATCGTCCCCTGGCACGCGGCGCACGGCCCGGAGTCCGCCGCCCCCTCGGCGTCCGGGGCCGGCCACGCGTGCGAGCGGGCCGTCGTCTCGTACTGTGCCAGTGCCCGTCAGCTCATCGAGGTGGCCGCCCGACCGACGGCCGCCCTGGGCCAGGGGGCCGTGGCCGTCGTGGTGGACCCGGACGGGTCGCCGACGATGCGGCGCGAGGCGGCGCTCGTCGCGTCGCTGCATCCGGAGGTCACCGTGATCGGCGGTCTGGGCGGCGCGGGGGACGCCCTCGGGGCGGGGCCGGTGACGCTGCCGCCCGAACCCCGGTCGCTGGAGCCCTTCCTGCCGGGCCGGGGGTCCGCACCGACCGCGCTCCTGCATGTCAACTGCCACGCGGACACCGGCCCGACGTCCAACGACTCCGTCCTCAAGCTGGACGCCACGCACACGGTGTCGGTGCAGGACCTGCTGACCGGGGCGGCCGGTCGCGACCCCGGGATGCCGGGCGGCACGGTCCTGCTCGCCAACTGCACCAGCGATCTGACCCTGAGCGACCACGACGAGGCGCTGACCCTGGCGACGGCCTTCCTGGGGGTGGGGGCGACGGCGGTCGTCGGTTCCCGCTGGGCCGTCGCCGACGATCCCCGGACCACGCTGCTGGTGCTTCTCGTCCATCACCACATGAGGCGGGGGACACCGCCCCGGGACGCCCTGCGCTCCGCCCAGTTGTGGATGCTGGACCCCGGGCGGGTCCTGCCTCCCGAGCTGGCGGAGTTCGAGGCGCTGGTCGGGGACGCGGCGCACGGTCCGCTGGACGAGCTGGAGGTGTGGGCCTCCTTCGCCCACCACGGGCAGTGA